One part of the Magallana gigas chromosome 5, xbMagGiga1.1, whole genome shotgun sequence genome encodes these proteins:
- the LOC105341511 gene encoding synaptojanin-1 isoform X2 — protein MAMIKNFRIFHKLEPPYSVIIDNKNYEESLLFESNALAVLHSSEAELVKKQYTKILDAYGCLGVLNFAVGEDNVFFLVLVTGCLSVGKICDSEIFRITSTHFLSLRNGQGDEERISEVKKLLNSGTFYFAWSAAGTTWDLTLCAQRKIQEHDTDNRFFWNRMLHVHFQRFGIDCDRWLFKMICGGVEIRTIYASHRQAKACLISRLSCERAGTRFNVRGTNDDGHVANFVETEQVVFLDEKISSFIQTRGSVPLFWEQPGIQVGSHRVRMSRGHEASAPAFDRHLNMIKDLYGDQVLINLLGKKEGEHMLSQAYVKHHQASTFHQRIPLINFDYHTECRGNAKNLDRLKQKVLKQLVDFGYFYSVDNQGDRFQSGTMRSNCLDCLDRTNAVQSMLGLEMLPRQLESLGLAEKQQMVSRFLDIYRQIWSANGDHVSRIYAGTGALGGGRSKYSDAARSASRTIQNNFLDNSKQEAIDILLLGNTLRGELADKARALLTTRILHAPPAILQSMVNDYPDYTEVEDLRIFVGTWNVNGGKHFRSIAHKHESASDWLLDAASITKEKNPEMVDSSANWEKPIDIFAIGFEEIVDLNASNIMKASTTNAREWQKELLKTISRDHKYVVLTSVQLVGVILYVFIRPHLAPFIRDVATDSAKTGLGGATGNKGGVAIRFLYQSSSLCFVCAHLSAGQSQVNDRNSDYHEISRKICFPMGRTIGSHDYVFWCGDFNYRIDLPREETLSLIEAKNWGALQACDQLKVQKEAGNVFKGFNEGPTNFAPTYKYDLFCNDYDSSEKCRCPAWTDRVLMRRKRLIHHQPQLLENGPVWNPGKLLLYNRVELKTSDHRPVLALYDIDTMKVEDKKKEQKLQEVVACQGPPDGTVIVSVEAEDMEQDLVEAIVHFFSDVGEIVLVRFVENDLWLIFKNGQFALKALNYDGSEINGTTIRTRLKTENWQAQIQEELKICVVNTTPLYNQFSNSLLGEDFSTPAMEFESEEDDDTEIQDSLLDARMDQIRPSSPNGSGRFSPYSDDGFLDQPSGPPPRPQAINKPPVPASAPNRESPDPFTSQAKTSGQEPGSRPNPPQRPSGPPAKPPPPQRPKAPSVKSTGTAEKANDNDVKRPPPIVRKPMSSQSIKRIKTKQEDTKMQAMSIGLPTNVTHQGHATSIEDAQSLIEKLMVGRGTSLPPPLLPESDNKMTRSQKEASETKKPEVDAPKPVPRNKNPGTSPTEAPQRLRDSPLGGQPRADLRPVPAPRREVQSMAINEVGQPKPSRGPPPVPPTRPQSWMPTSQNVPEDQAYAVVNKQMKSIPKSASQNLIDAPLSSEAGQVEKNDPFDTSSVPSQFLNQGPNSSVTPPQRVNRPPPPVPSRQVFNNPDLTSSASSHSNPDQWGSSQSHSENGSNSPPSPSFSPPEVPSFDSTPGQYSHQGPPSESPPNVPSSVGPPTESPPPPPSESPPPLPSDGPPLEAPPPFPSEGPPLEPPPPLPSNGPPSEPPPPPPADDDEDQFAEFKANFNSFQNSTNETAKNASLPVTQRLPNNGAVPNRPMPPVPSRGPATGMPPVPRRPANLPPVPPRS, from the exons ATGGCGATGATTAAAAATTTCCGGATATTTCACAAATTGGAACCCCCGTATAGCGTTATAATTGACAACAAAAACTATGAAGAATCGTTACTCTTTGAGTCCAATGCACTTGCTGTTCTAC ACTCAAGTGAAGCTGAGCTAGTCAAAAAACAGTATACCAAAATATTGGATGCATATGGATGTCTCGGAGTTCTGAATTTTGCCGTCG GGGAAGACAATGTGTTTTTCCTAGTGCTAGTCACTGGTTGTTTGTCTGTGGGTAAAATATGCGATTCAGAAATCTTCCGAATCACGTCGACTCACTTCCTGTCCTTGAGGAATGGTCAGGGAGATGAGGAGAGGATCTCAGAGGTCAAGAAGCTCCTAAACTCAGGGACATTCTACTTTGCCTGGTCAGCGGCTGGGACTACGTGGGACCTGACTCTGTGTGCACAGAGAAAGATCCAGGAGCACGATACAGACAATCGATTCTTTTG GAACCGCATGCTGCATGTTCACTTTCAGAGATTTGGAATAGACTGTGATCGATGGCTGTTCAAGATGATTTGTGGAGGGGTGGAGATCAGGACCATATACGCCTCTCACAGACAGGCCAAGGCCTGCCTGATATCACGGCTCAGCTGCGAGAGGGCAGGCACCAGGTTCAACGTCAGAGGGACAAACGATGATGGCCATGTGGCCAATTTTGTAGAGACAGAACag GTCGTTTTCCTTGATGAGAAGATATCCTCCTTTATTCAGACTAGAGGCTCTGTGCCCTTGTTTTGGGAGCAGCCTGGAATCCAG GTTGGCTCTCATCGGGTGAGAATGTCACGGGGACACGAAGCCTCGGCCCCAGCCTTTGACAGACACCTGAACATGATCAAAGACCTGTACGGAGACCAAGTACTGATCAACCTACTGGGCAAGAAGGAAGGGGAGCACATGCTGAGTCAGGCCTATGTG AAACATCACCAGGCCTCCACATTTCATCAGAGAATTCCACTGATCAACTTTGATTATCATACCGAGTGTAGAGGTAATGCTAAAAACCTGGATCGGCTGAAACAGAAGGTCCTCAAACAGCTGGTGGACTTTGGGTACTTCTACAGTGTGGACAATCAGGGAGACAG ATTTCAGTCAGGAACAATGAGGTCAAACTGTCTGGACTGTCTGGATAGGACAAACGCTGTCCAGTCCATGCTGGGCCTGGAG ATGCTGCCTCGACAGTTGGAAAGTTTAGGATTAGCAGAGAAACAACAAATGGTGTCAAGATTTCTGGACATTTACCGCCAAATATGGAGTGCTAATGGGGACCATGTCAGCAGAATTTATGCTGGAACTGGTGCTTTAGGAGGGGGCAGatcaaag tACTCGGATGCTGCACGCTCAGCCTCCCGTACCATACAGAATAACTTCCTTGACAACAGTAAACAGGAAGCAATAGATATTCTATTGCTAGGGAATACATTGAGAGGAGAGTTAGCAGACAAGGCCCGTGCACTTCTTACCACAAGGATATTGCATG CGCCCCCTGCCATACTCCAGTCCATGGTCAACGACTACCCTGACTACACAGAGGTCGAGGATCTGAGGATCTTTGTGGGTACGTGGAACGTGAACGGGGGCAAACACTTCAGGAGCATCGCACACAAACACGAGTCTGCATCGGACTGGCTGCTGGATGCTGCTTCCATTACCAAAGAGAAAAATCCAG agatggttgacagttctGCAAATTGGGAAAAGCCTATTGATATATTTGCCATTGGCTTTGAAGAAATTGTTGATTTGAATGCCAGTAATATTATGAAAGCCAG TACAACAAATGCTAGAGAATGGCAGAAGGAATTACTGAAGACAATATCCAGAGACCACAAGTATGTGGTACTGACCAGTGTCCAACTGGTGGGGGTCATCCTCTACGTATTCATACGCCCGCACCTGGCACCCTTCATAAG GGATGTTGCAACAGATTCAGCTAAAACAGGACTTGGAGGAGCGACAGGTAACAAAGGGGGCGTGGCCATTCGCTTCCTGTACCAGAGCAGCTCGCTGTGCTTTGTCTGCGCCCATTTGTCTGCTGGTCAGTCGCAGGTCAACGATCGCAACAGTGACTACCATGAAATCTCCCGCAAAATCTGCTTCCCTATG GGAAGGACAATAGGGTCCCACGACTATGTGTTCTGGTGCGGTGATTTTAACTACCGGATAGACCTGCCGCGGGAGGAAACCCTCAGTCTGATTGAGGCCAAGAACTGGGGCGCGCTCCAGGCCTGTGACCAACTCAAGGTCCAGAAAGAGGCTGGAAAT GTGTTTAAAGGATTCAATGAAGGGCCAACCAACTTTGCCCCCACCTACAAGTATGATCTATTTTGTAACGACTACGACTCCAGCGAGAAGTGTCGATGTCCCGCGTGGACAGACCGCGTGTTGATGAGGAGGAAACGACTCATCCACCATCAGCCACAGT tgTTAGAGAATGGACCAGTGTGGAACCCTGGGAAATTGTTGTTGTACAACAGAGTAGAACTGAAGACGTCAGACCACAG ACCAGTGCTGGCTCTTTACGACATTGACACGATGAAAGTGGAGGACAAGAAGAAGGAGCAGAAGCTACAGGAAGTGGTCGCTTGTCAGGGACCGCCAGATGGCACTGTCATCGTGTCGGTGGAGGCGGAGGATATGGAGCAAGATCTAGTGGAGGCCATCGTCCACTTCTTCTCAGACGTTGGAGAAATCGTACTTGTCAG ATTTGTGGAGAATGACTTGTGGCTGATTTTTAAGAATGGACAGTTTGCATTAAAAGCTTTGAACTATGATGGCTCTGAG ATTAATGGGACCACAATAAGAACTCGTCTGAAGACAGAGAACTGGCAGGCCCAGATACAGGAGGAGCTAAAGATCTGTGTGGTGAACACCACCCCCCTCTACAACCAGTTCTCCAACAGTCTGCTGGGCGAGGACTTCAGCACGCCTGCCATGGAGTTTGAATCAG AGGAAGATGATGACACAGAGATACAGGATTCTCTGTTGGACGCCCGCATGGACCAGATTCGACCCAGTTCTCCCAATGGGTCGG GACGATTCAGTCCGTACTCAGATGATGGCTTTTTAGACCAACCCTCTGGTCCCCCTCCTAGGCCCCAGGCAATAAACAAGCCCCCCGTTCCAGCCTCAGCCCCCAACAGAGAGTCACCTGATCCATTCACCAGTCAGGCCAAGACATCAGGACAAGAG CCTGGATCTCGACCAAATCCTCCACAGCGCCCCTCAGGACCCCCAGCCAAACCACCACCTCCACAGCGACCAAAAGCACCCTCTGTCAAGTCGACTGGGACCGCAGAGAAAGCCAACGATAATG ATGTCAAAAGACCCCCTCCCATTGTGAGAAAGCCCATGAGCTCCCAGAGTATCAAGAGAATCAAGACAAAACAAGAGGACACCAAG ATGCAAGCAATGAGTATAGGTCTTCCGACAAATGTGACCCATCAGGGACATGCTACTTCAATAGAGGATGCCCAGTCTCTGATTGAGAAGCTGATGGTTGGGAGAGGAACATCACTACCCCCTCCATTGTTACCCGAATCTG ACAATAAAATGACCAGGAGTCAGAAAGAGGCTTCCGAGACAAAAAAACCTGAAGTAGATGCACCAAAACCTGTACCTAGGAATAAGAATCCCGGGACATCCCCCACAGAGGCCCCCCAGCGCCTTAGGGACAGTCCTCTTGGTGGACAGCCCCGGGCAGACCTACGCCCTGTCCCAGCCCCCAGGAGGGAGGTACAGAGTATGGCCATCAATGAAGTGGGGCAACCGAAGCCCTCCAGGGGCCCCCCTCCTGTTCCACCCACTCGACCCCAGAGTTGGATGCCCACCTCTCAGAATGTGCCAGAGGATCAGGCCTATGCAGTTGTAAATAAGCAGATGAAATCTATTCCTAAAAGTGCTAGTCAAAATCTAATAGATGCCCCTTTGTCATCAGAGGCTGGACAGGTAGAGAAAAACGACCCGTTTGATACTTCAAGTGTACCTAGTCAGTTTCTTAATCAGGGGCCAAACTCTTCAGTTACACCACCCCAAAGGGTGAATAGACCTCCACCCCCTGTACCCTCGCGACAAGTGTTCAACAACCCGGATCTCACTTCCAGTGCTTCCTCACACAGTAACCCAGACCAATGGGGTAGTAGTCAAAGCCATTCAGAAAATGGATCCAATTCTCCACCTAGCCCTTCCTTCAGCCCTCCTGAAGTTCCATCATTTGATTCCACACCAGGGCAATATTCACATCAGGGACCTCCCTCTGAATCTCCACCCAATGTACCCTCTAGTGTAGGACCCCCTACTGAATCACCACCCCCTCCTCCATCCGAATCCCCACCCCCTCTTCCTTCAGATGGCCCCCCTCTAGAAGCCCCACCCCCTTTCCCTTCAGAAGGCCCCCCTTTAGAGCCACCACCACCCCTGCCCTCTAATGGTCCTCCATCtgaacccccaccccctccccctgcAGATGATGATGAGGATCAGTTTGCAGAGTTTAAGGCCAATTTTAATAGCTTTCAAAATTCTACAAATGAGACTGCTAAAAATGCTAGTCTACCAGTGACCCAAAGATTGCCCAACAATGGAGCAGTTCCTAATAGACCAATGCCCCCTGTACCCTCTCGGGGGCCCGCCACTGGCATGCCCCCTGTTCCAAGACGACCAGCAAACTTACCCCCTGTACCCCCAAGGTCTTAG
- the LOC105341511 gene encoding synaptojanin-1 isoform X1, translating into MAMIKNFRIFHKLEPPYSVIIDNKNYEESLLFESNALAVLHSSEAELVKKQYTKILDAYGCLGVLNFAVGEDNVFFLVLVTGCLSVGKICDSEIFRITSTHFLSLRNGQGDEERISEVKKLLNSGTFYFAWSAAGTTWDLTLCAQRKIQEHDTDNRFFWNRMLHVHFQRFGIDCDRWLFKMICGGVEIRTIYASHRQAKACLISRLSCERAGTRFNVRGTNDDGHVANFVETEQVVFLDEKISSFIQTRGSVPLFWEQPGIQVGSHRVRMSRGHEASAPAFDRHLNMIKDLYGDQVLINLLGKKEGEHMLSQAYVKHHQASTFHQRIPLINFDYHTECRGNAKNLDRLKQKVLKQLVDFGYFYSVDNQGDRFQSGTMRSNCLDCLDRTNAVQSMLGLEMLPRQLESLGLAEKQQMVSRFLDIYRQIWSANGDHVSRIYAGTGALGGGRSKYSDAARSASRTIQNNFLDNSKQEAIDILLLGNTLRGELADKARALLTTRILHAPPAILQSMVNDYPDYTEVEDLRIFVGTWNVNGGKHFRSIAHKHESASDWLLDAASITKEKNPEMVDSSANWEKPIDIFAIGFEEIVDLNASNIMKASTTNAREWQKELLKTISRDHKYVVLTSVQLVGVILYVFIRPHLAPFIRDVATDSAKTGLGGATGNKGGVAIRFLYQSSSLCFVCAHLSAGQSQVNDRNSDYHEISRKICFPMEQCMGRTIGSHDYVFWCGDFNYRIDLPREETLSLIEAKNWGALQACDQLKVQKEAGNVFKGFNEGPTNFAPTYKYDLFCNDYDSSEKCRCPAWTDRVLMRRKRLIHHQPQLLENGPVWNPGKLLLYNRVELKTSDHRPVLALYDIDTMKVEDKKKEQKLQEVVACQGPPDGTVIVSVEAEDMEQDLVEAIVHFFSDVGEIVLVRFVENDLWLIFKNGQFALKALNYDGSEINGTTIRTRLKTENWQAQIQEELKICVVNTTPLYNQFSNSLLGEDFSTPAMEFESEEDDDTEIQDSLLDARMDQIRPSSPNGSGRFSPYSDDGFLDQPSGPPPRPQAINKPPVPASAPNRESPDPFTSQAKTSGQEPGSRPNPPQRPSGPPAKPPPPQRPKAPSVKSTGTAEKANDNDVKRPPPIVRKPMSSQSIKRIKTKQEDTKMQAMSIGLPTNVTHQGHATSIEDAQSLIEKLMVGRGTSLPPPLLPESDNKMTRSQKEASETKKPEVDAPKPVPRNKNPGTSPTEAPQRLRDSPLGGQPRADLRPVPAPRREVQSMAINEVGQPKPSRGPPPVPPTRPQSWMPTSQNVPEDQAYAVVNKQMKSIPKSASQNLIDAPLSSEAGQVEKNDPFDTSSVPSQFLNQGPNSSVTPPQRVNRPPPPVPSRQVFNNPDLTSSASSHSNPDQWGSSQSHSENGSNSPPSPSFSPPEVPSFDSTPGQYSHQGPPSESPPNVPSSVGPPTESPPPPPSESPPPLPSDGPPLEAPPPFPSEGPPLEPPPPLPSNGPPSEPPPPPPADDDEDQFAEFKANFNSFQNSTNETAKNASLPVTQRLPNNGAVPNRPMPPVPSRGPATGMPPVPRRPANLPPVPPRS; encoded by the exons ATGGCGATGATTAAAAATTTCCGGATATTTCACAAATTGGAACCCCCGTATAGCGTTATAATTGACAACAAAAACTATGAAGAATCGTTACTCTTTGAGTCCAATGCACTTGCTGTTCTAC ACTCAAGTGAAGCTGAGCTAGTCAAAAAACAGTATACCAAAATATTGGATGCATATGGATGTCTCGGAGTTCTGAATTTTGCCGTCG GGGAAGACAATGTGTTTTTCCTAGTGCTAGTCACTGGTTGTTTGTCTGTGGGTAAAATATGCGATTCAGAAATCTTCCGAATCACGTCGACTCACTTCCTGTCCTTGAGGAATGGTCAGGGAGATGAGGAGAGGATCTCAGAGGTCAAGAAGCTCCTAAACTCAGGGACATTCTACTTTGCCTGGTCAGCGGCTGGGACTACGTGGGACCTGACTCTGTGTGCACAGAGAAAGATCCAGGAGCACGATACAGACAATCGATTCTTTTG GAACCGCATGCTGCATGTTCACTTTCAGAGATTTGGAATAGACTGTGATCGATGGCTGTTCAAGATGATTTGTGGAGGGGTGGAGATCAGGACCATATACGCCTCTCACAGACAGGCCAAGGCCTGCCTGATATCACGGCTCAGCTGCGAGAGGGCAGGCACCAGGTTCAACGTCAGAGGGACAAACGATGATGGCCATGTGGCCAATTTTGTAGAGACAGAACag GTCGTTTTCCTTGATGAGAAGATATCCTCCTTTATTCAGACTAGAGGCTCTGTGCCCTTGTTTTGGGAGCAGCCTGGAATCCAG GTTGGCTCTCATCGGGTGAGAATGTCACGGGGACACGAAGCCTCGGCCCCAGCCTTTGACAGACACCTGAACATGATCAAAGACCTGTACGGAGACCAAGTACTGATCAACCTACTGGGCAAGAAGGAAGGGGAGCACATGCTGAGTCAGGCCTATGTG AAACATCACCAGGCCTCCACATTTCATCAGAGAATTCCACTGATCAACTTTGATTATCATACCGAGTGTAGAGGTAATGCTAAAAACCTGGATCGGCTGAAACAGAAGGTCCTCAAACAGCTGGTGGACTTTGGGTACTTCTACAGTGTGGACAATCAGGGAGACAG ATTTCAGTCAGGAACAATGAGGTCAAACTGTCTGGACTGTCTGGATAGGACAAACGCTGTCCAGTCCATGCTGGGCCTGGAG ATGCTGCCTCGACAGTTGGAAAGTTTAGGATTAGCAGAGAAACAACAAATGGTGTCAAGATTTCTGGACATTTACCGCCAAATATGGAGTGCTAATGGGGACCATGTCAGCAGAATTTATGCTGGAACTGGTGCTTTAGGAGGGGGCAGatcaaag tACTCGGATGCTGCACGCTCAGCCTCCCGTACCATACAGAATAACTTCCTTGACAACAGTAAACAGGAAGCAATAGATATTCTATTGCTAGGGAATACATTGAGAGGAGAGTTAGCAGACAAGGCCCGTGCACTTCTTACCACAAGGATATTGCATG CGCCCCCTGCCATACTCCAGTCCATGGTCAACGACTACCCTGACTACACAGAGGTCGAGGATCTGAGGATCTTTGTGGGTACGTGGAACGTGAACGGGGGCAAACACTTCAGGAGCATCGCACACAAACACGAGTCTGCATCGGACTGGCTGCTGGATGCTGCTTCCATTACCAAAGAGAAAAATCCAG agatggttgacagttctGCAAATTGGGAAAAGCCTATTGATATATTTGCCATTGGCTTTGAAGAAATTGTTGATTTGAATGCCAGTAATATTATGAAAGCCAG TACAACAAATGCTAGAGAATGGCAGAAGGAATTACTGAAGACAATATCCAGAGACCACAAGTATGTGGTACTGACCAGTGTCCAACTGGTGGGGGTCATCCTCTACGTATTCATACGCCCGCACCTGGCACCCTTCATAAG GGATGTTGCAACAGATTCAGCTAAAACAGGACTTGGAGGAGCGACAGGTAACAAAGGGGGCGTGGCCATTCGCTTCCTGTACCAGAGCAGCTCGCTGTGCTTTGTCTGCGCCCATTTGTCTGCTGGTCAGTCGCAGGTCAACGATCGCAACAGTGACTACCATGAAATCTCCCGCAAAATCTGCTTCCCTATG GAGCAGTGTATG GGAAGGACAATAGGGTCCCACGACTATGTGTTCTGGTGCGGTGATTTTAACTACCGGATAGACCTGCCGCGGGAGGAAACCCTCAGTCTGATTGAGGCCAAGAACTGGGGCGCGCTCCAGGCCTGTGACCAACTCAAGGTCCAGAAAGAGGCTGGAAAT GTGTTTAAAGGATTCAATGAAGGGCCAACCAACTTTGCCCCCACCTACAAGTATGATCTATTTTGTAACGACTACGACTCCAGCGAGAAGTGTCGATGTCCCGCGTGGACAGACCGCGTGTTGATGAGGAGGAAACGACTCATCCACCATCAGCCACAGT tgTTAGAGAATGGACCAGTGTGGAACCCTGGGAAATTGTTGTTGTACAACAGAGTAGAACTGAAGACGTCAGACCACAG ACCAGTGCTGGCTCTTTACGACATTGACACGATGAAAGTGGAGGACAAGAAGAAGGAGCAGAAGCTACAGGAAGTGGTCGCTTGTCAGGGACCGCCAGATGGCACTGTCATCGTGTCGGTGGAGGCGGAGGATATGGAGCAAGATCTAGTGGAGGCCATCGTCCACTTCTTCTCAGACGTTGGAGAAATCGTACTTGTCAG ATTTGTGGAGAATGACTTGTGGCTGATTTTTAAGAATGGACAGTTTGCATTAAAAGCTTTGAACTATGATGGCTCTGAG ATTAATGGGACCACAATAAGAACTCGTCTGAAGACAGAGAACTGGCAGGCCCAGATACAGGAGGAGCTAAAGATCTGTGTGGTGAACACCACCCCCCTCTACAACCAGTTCTCCAACAGTCTGCTGGGCGAGGACTTCAGCACGCCTGCCATGGAGTTTGAATCAG AGGAAGATGATGACACAGAGATACAGGATTCTCTGTTGGACGCCCGCATGGACCAGATTCGACCCAGTTCTCCCAATGGGTCGG GACGATTCAGTCCGTACTCAGATGATGGCTTTTTAGACCAACCCTCTGGTCCCCCTCCTAGGCCCCAGGCAATAAACAAGCCCCCCGTTCCAGCCTCAGCCCCCAACAGAGAGTCACCTGATCCATTCACCAGTCAGGCCAAGACATCAGGACAAGAG CCTGGATCTCGACCAAATCCTCCACAGCGCCCCTCAGGACCCCCAGCCAAACCACCACCTCCACAGCGACCAAAAGCACCCTCTGTCAAGTCGACTGGGACCGCAGAGAAAGCCAACGATAATG ATGTCAAAAGACCCCCTCCCATTGTGAGAAAGCCCATGAGCTCCCAGAGTATCAAGAGAATCAAGACAAAACAAGAGGACACCAAG ATGCAAGCAATGAGTATAGGTCTTCCGACAAATGTGACCCATCAGGGACATGCTACTTCAATAGAGGATGCCCAGTCTCTGATTGAGAAGCTGATGGTTGGGAGAGGAACATCACTACCCCCTCCATTGTTACCCGAATCTG ACAATAAAATGACCAGGAGTCAGAAAGAGGCTTCCGAGACAAAAAAACCTGAAGTAGATGCACCAAAACCTGTACCTAGGAATAAGAATCCCGGGACATCCCCCACAGAGGCCCCCCAGCGCCTTAGGGACAGTCCTCTTGGTGGACAGCCCCGGGCAGACCTACGCCCTGTCCCAGCCCCCAGGAGGGAGGTACAGAGTATGGCCATCAATGAAGTGGGGCAACCGAAGCCCTCCAGGGGCCCCCCTCCTGTTCCACCCACTCGACCCCAGAGTTGGATGCCCACCTCTCAGAATGTGCCAGAGGATCAGGCCTATGCAGTTGTAAATAAGCAGATGAAATCTATTCCTAAAAGTGCTAGTCAAAATCTAATAGATGCCCCTTTGTCATCAGAGGCTGGACAGGTAGAGAAAAACGACCCGTTTGATACTTCAAGTGTACCTAGTCAGTTTCTTAATCAGGGGCCAAACTCTTCAGTTACACCACCCCAAAGGGTGAATAGACCTCCACCCCCTGTACCCTCGCGACAAGTGTTCAACAACCCGGATCTCACTTCCAGTGCTTCCTCACACAGTAACCCAGACCAATGGGGTAGTAGTCAAAGCCATTCAGAAAATGGATCCAATTCTCCACCTAGCCCTTCCTTCAGCCCTCCTGAAGTTCCATCATTTGATTCCACACCAGGGCAATATTCACATCAGGGACCTCCCTCTGAATCTCCACCCAATGTACCCTCTAGTGTAGGACCCCCTACTGAATCACCACCCCCTCCTCCATCCGAATCCCCACCCCCTCTTCCTTCAGATGGCCCCCCTCTAGAAGCCCCACCCCCTTTCCCTTCAGAAGGCCCCCCTTTAGAGCCACCACCACCCCTGCCCTCTAATGGTCCTCCATCtgaacccccaccccctccccctgcAGATGATGATGAGGATCAGTTTGCAGAGTTTAAGGCCAATTTTAATAGCTTTCAAAATTCTACAAATGAGACTGCTAAAAATGCTAGTCTACCAGTGACCCAAAGATTGCCCAACAATGGAGCAGTTCCTAATAGACCAATGCCCCCTGTACCCTCTCGGGGGCCCGCCACTGGCATGCCCCCTGTTCCAAGACGACCAGCAAACTTACCCCCTGTACCCCCAAGGTCTTAG